Part of the Chanos chanos chromosome 5, fChaCha1.1, whole genome shotgun sequence genome, TTGCCGCTGTGTGGAGCTTGACTGCTGGGATGGATCAGACAGTGAGCCGGTGATTTACCACGGCTACACACTCACCTCCAAGATCCTTTTCAAAGATGCCATCAAAGCCATCAAGGAATACGCCTTCAAGGTACAGTCAGCTATAGTGAACCTCATGGACCAAGCTGTTCGCAAGTGGCTTCAAGGAGATGTGTACATTAATGCGCAGATATGAACATGGTAACCTTAAATGAACTCTAAAGAGATTTAGAGAGAATCTGACAAGGCAGAAGTGCTTTAAGCAAGACTCTTTTACTTCCTATCAGACATCTGAGTACCCAGTGATCTTGTCTCTGGAGAATCACTGCAGTGTGGAGCAGCAGAAATTGATGGCCTATCACATGATCTCTATCCTGGGCAGTGCATTGGTCACTAAGCCACTGGGTGACAAGATGCCAACATGCTTCCCCTCTCCTGAGGTGAGTGATTAGGGAAcgcagaaaacaaaataatttcagtGCAATGTTCAAATATAATTGAGCCAAAGATAATGTGCTGTTTTCCTCTTGCAAAACCTTGGAACGCTACATATTTGGAATTCTGTTAGGCAACAGAGGCAGCCAGCATTACAGAAAACTTGGATTTAAGACAACCAAGTGCCACAAATGAGCGTTACACTTTAGCTATTATTTCATGTGCTTTCAGGATGTACTGGCATAAATAGCATTTCCACGTCTAGGATGGTTGCGGTTTCTGTGGTAAGATAATAGCTGTTTGATGTGTAGTTTAACTCAGTCTAGGCTCTGGAAATCTAGGAGGAAttttttctttgcctgtctGAACAGGAGTCCATTTCATGGCAGAATTCTTGGTGGTATGTGTGGAATGCATGCAGCTGGTGCCCATTTCACATCACAAAAGTTCTGCATCTGGGAATGTCTCAAGTTGCTTAATGCTTAGTATACCAGCTGTGCTAAACGCACTGAACCATAAAGTTCAAATGTCATATAGGACACTTTAACATTTTATCCCATGTTTACTGACAATACAGGATTACCTTATACTGCCACTTTGGCCTTGTAATATTGTGTTTGAAAGAGGTGTTCTCTATGTTCAGTTAAAATTAAGAGATGAGCCATATTCTAATATGAAGTATTGAAATATTATCCTAAATGACTATGGGGATGTTTTGACTCATGGGAATAGGCAATTATGTGTTGTGTAACACTGTTTTCTTCACTTTCCCCCTTCCAAGGCGTGGTCCTGTTTGGTCTCAGCCACAGTCAGCTGTGTGTCTTGTCCCTGACCTTATTTTAGGGACCCTTTAATACAAAAAGTGTATAAACCTTTGTTAACTTATTTACAACAAGGTTACTTGATATTTATTTCAACGTTAGGCAATTTCCCATCAAGAAAATGTTATTCCAAAAGTCATTGTATATAAAGGCTTAAATACATGAATTACTCTGCAAAATccttctcttatttgcagtacGCAGACAGAGGATTGGTGGTTCTATTTGATCAAGTAAACAAATCAGGGAGGAGATTAATTGGAAGGGACTGCCTTACAGTTTAAATAATATGATGAAATCACCTGCAGAAACACAATTCAGACATTTCCTTAAGATGCAGATGCGAAGTTATGGTCAAAACAAATGGAGAATTTTTGTCGCTTCTAACTGGTCATTTTAACTTGAATCTaatttgtgtgcatgtcaggAGCTGAAGGGACGATTCCTCATCAAAGGGAAGAGACTGAACAAACTAGAAGCTATTTTCTCCCCTGAGGCCcaaggagagggagatgagagtgtcacagaggaggaggagtccgCTGATGAGGAGGCTGAggacaaaaatgaagacaagCCAAAGGTAGGAGAGTGTCGAGCCCACTTactcaaagacaaaacatccaCAAGTTGTCTCCTGACGCCTAATGAGAAATGCATATTACACTATCACTTTGCGTATTAAGAATGTATGTTGAGAAGATACTacactgaatatttgaaatttaaatgtcttttataTACAGAAATCAAAGAAGCTGAAACTGGCAAAGGAACTCTCTGACATTGTGATCTACTGCAAAAGTGTTCACTTCCATGGTTTTGAAGATGCACAAAAGAGCCTTTCCTTTTACGAAATGTCCTCCTTCAAAGAGGGCAAAGCCGTGAAACTCGCGGAAGAGTCAGGTGAGCAATGGACACAATTTGTAATGGAAGGAATTCCAATCAAAACAAGTTTACAGCAGAGCCTAAACAGAACATAATATTATGGAAAACTTCGGAAAATTGAACTGAAAAGTTTATTTAACGCAACTCTGATCAAAAGTCCTGCCTGAGTATcagatttggtttgtttttttttctgttgcagcAAATGATTACATTCGTCACAATGTGGACAAACTTAGCAGGATCTATCCAGCAGGGTTGAGGACAGACTCTTCTAATTATAACCCAGTGCCTTTATGGAATGGAGGCTGTCAGATTGGTATGTCATGTCATTTGCCAACTATAACAGTATGGTGCACTCATCTCCTACactttcattaaatattttagGTTTATTGCATTCTGCATTCAATTCAATATCCTCAACATATAGAATCAGGTCAGTTCTACAGAGCTTTATAAATTGTATTGGAATGTCAGAATTGATGCCCGTTTGTAGTAGTGTATTACAGAAGATCCCTCTGAATGACCTTGGAACTATATCTGTTCCCTTGGTTGCTCTAGTGGCCCTGAACTTTCAGACTCCGTGTTCAGAGATGGATTTGAACCAGGGACGGTTCCTGCAGAATGGTATGAGTGGGTACATCCTTAAGCCAGCATACTTAAGGAATGCAGAGTCAGAGTTTGACCCCATCACCCTCACCAGAGGAGAGTGGCTGCAGCACAAAGTGCTTCACATCATGGTAAGGGCCTctaattcttttaaaactgcACCAGAAGTACTGGCATGTCAACATAACAGCAAAAATAGGGGCTGTAAAGGATGAAcaactgtatctgtgtgtttgcattgctAGGTGATCTCAGCTCAGCAGCTACCTAAAATGAATAAGAAGAAGTCATCCATTGTGGACCCCCTGGTTAGAGTGGAGATATTCGGTGTGCCAGCAGatgtgtcagagaaagaaactgaacaCATTGAGAATAATGgtacattttcattctctcagaTCAAAACCGTGCTCTCGTGTTCACCACGTTCAGCTTTTACTGTGAACAGGATCATATGTCACATACACCATTCAAACAACTTATTGTCTCTTTTCCAAAGGGTTCAATCCCACGTGGAACGAGAACTTCCAGTTTGACGTGTATGTACCAGATCTTGCACTGGTGCGCTTTGTGGTGGAGGACCACGACTCCACATCAGACAATGAATTTATTGGACAGTACACACTCCCCTTCAAGAGTCTGCAGAATGGTCAGTAACGTGTTGCCCAATCGATACATGGCCTGTGTGTCTATTTTCTTAAATTATAATTCATTGGTACGGTATTTAACTTTGCATATAACAATACAGTTCAGTGAACTTTACAAATgatcaacatttaaaaagatttaaaaagagaTGCTtctttaaaatactgaaaaaaagcatCAAAGGAGTGACAAGAATGATATAAATGAAGATACTTAATACTACAACATAATACCACTAACAGCTAAATACTGTCAGCACCTGACAGAGCTCCTTCGTATTTGTCAAAGTCACAATGTGTAGTTGAGGTTATGATATTTGAATATGACTATACAGTTAATTACAGGTCTGTTGAGTGTAAGTAGACTATACATGTAAATTAGTACAGACAGCCCTTTATAGAATAATTTCAGTATTTCATAGAGCTGCATTATGGCTTTCTGACTGACTAGGGCTTTTCTCTTTGCTCATCCAGGGTATCGCCACGTGCCATTACTAAACAAGAACGGAGATATCCTCCCAGCAGCTGGACTTTTCATTCACATCATGGCCCTGGATGCTGAATAACTCACATCTACACGAAGCTTCAATCCAAAGTATTTATCTTGTCCAAAGCACATCAGATGACTCGTTGCCATAGACACTCCAGAACGTCACTGCCGGACCACTTCAGTCAAAATCTCTTCTCAGTTCTCATTAGATAGGGGGAAACTCTTTAAGAGAAAATGAATCAGGCCACAGCTGTAAAATATTCTAGTCAACATACTTTCATATAACattattttctttgtcattACTCTTCCTATTTTTTGTTCTCAATACATTCTTATAACAACTCTGGAAATAACTTCACTGTCTGACAAGCGTGCATCAATtgatgtgaaatgaaacaaaaaaaaaaatcaatactttTTTCCATCTTATCCTAAAATATTTGACTCAGTATACATATATCATTATGGTATACCTTTATATATTTCTCTCGtttgtatttacattttctagTATTTGATGTCGTatcaggacagagagaaccTGTTTAACAAATTTGCACAATGGTCTATCATGTCAAATACCTGAATCTCCATTAAAATCAATATTgcttttcattgtattttatcAATAGTCAGCTGCTTCATtgtgaaatgaacaaacaataaatatgtAAGTTATTTCAATATTTGCACTTGGTTTCTGATTATCATGTCACTGAAACTATTCAGAATCAACATTGAGCCTAATATACGTATAAAAAACTATTGAGTAGCACCCTTCTATTAAAGCTACGCAAGCATGCAATGCATGCATGCAATCATATCTCCATGACAGATCCTCTGAAGTCTATACCATCAAATGAACTAGGACACCAAACTAATTTAATGCAAATATCATTTGCTCTGCATTAGATTTTAATGATGACAGTCAAGGCTGGATTGTTTTGGTACATCCTACTGGGCTTCTTACAGGGATGACTGTGAGTATGGATATTTagcctgtttgtctgtgttttggttgCTTTCCGATGATAAGATGACCTTTCCATTAGACattcacatcacaacacatttCGATGGTGGCCAGATGTTTCCTGTAGTAAAGCCACTGCAGAGGAAGACGGCTTGTGCTCAGAGAGCTCCGCTGTACCAACAGGCGTTCAGGAATCTCAGAGGAAAGCATCTGTCTGTCATGTGAGGAACACTGTCCCACTGTCCTATGCACTGATGCCACCTTGTGACAAGTCTGAGCAATTATACCATCTCTGGGGAACACATGACAGACATGGCATCTGACTTCAAGTCTGCAGCTCAAAAAGGTCTATTTAATAAGAAACAGAGTCAATGCATGTCAATCCAACAGCTCTTCCTACATATGCAGAtacatgcatggacacacatacacatggttTAATGATAGTTTTGACTGAATcatgaaaaaatgaagatgGGGTAAGATTGAACATGCTCAGCTTTAAGGAAATATTGTTTCTGAACGTGGTTTGAAAAAGGACTTCCACATTTGATGGCAGTGTGTTATGATGAGGAGAAAGCATAAATCCAAAGTGTACTGAAATAAAAGGGaataacatttgttttcttaaaaaggTGCTTTAATATAACATGTCATAGTCTGGAAGAAACTGCAACAAATCATGGATAATTTCACCTTAAAACATACTGCAACCACAGTGCAGTGACAGCCCTCTAACTGGCTTTCTGACCAGAATAAATCTGATGACCTCTTGCCTTTAGATGTTATGTATTTATACAGTGCCATGGCaatgcagggggaaaaaaaggtgttaACAAAAAACATAGTTCTCCTCTTGATGAACTGTTATGCTTGCAACAGAGCAACCATACTTGTTGGAAACATAACAATTCTGTCCATGAGCGACATAACAAACTAACTTTCAAGAAATCTGATTAAAAATCACAACATGGTGACACTGTGCAGAAAAACAAGGGAGAttgatttgagtgtgtgtgtgtgtgttggggggggaaAGGAGGTTTAGTGAATTAAGGCTTACAACTAAATAAATTTTTCCTGTGAGCTCGAAATATTCACCTGCATTACATCATGGCTACTACCATTTAAAGTCATCAGAGGCCTTGAGCCTTTAGATGGGCTTTACTGCACcttgacaagaaaaaaaaaaacacaataaaacagcagcagcagcaagatAATATAGGTATGCAACAATTCAAACCAAATACTGACAAAATACCGACAGGATAGCACAAgatattctctctttttgatagagataaagagacagatggGAGAGGTAGTGCAAGGGAGTCATATGAGAGATTGGGGGGAAAaactgaaagagtgagagagagagagagagagagagagcaaagagataGCATAAAAGAAAGGACCAGTGGTGGCTAGCTGTGAAAGAGGTGTGGCGTTTAGGACccaaagaagaggaggaggagaaaaaaagggcgCAGGGTTATTGCCTCTATGACAGCAACGGGTCAGGTCACCTGGCCGCTGCTCTTCTCAGCTTAGGCACTGTGGTGAGGGAGAGTTCACACAGCCTGCAGAGACCAATACTGTAATCTGACTCTGCACCGTTCTTCAGTCCGTACGGGCTCTGCACACAAGCCCACATGAGGGCTGTTCTAAGCTTCTTTTGACAGTAGACACAGACTCTGCTCAGAAACAGCCCTAGGCTATCTCATCTGAAGAGCTCCATGCTACGCACCGccagaaaaaaatcataccTAGTTCTGCTCAGTTTTGAACTTCTCACAGTCGATGACACGATCCAGCGGTCATGGACGCGCTGATCTTTTGTATGTTCTGAACAGTTCTGTAGCACCCCTAGCATCAGCCCTGAACGACATTTATCCAAAAGTCAACAGTTTTGGTACTCCCTGTGGTGTTTTCGGGTCCTGTACTCTCTACAAGGTTGTCCTCTTTAGTGTACTGTATGATAGCAGCAGAGGGGTATGGTTAAAAACGCTCGAAACAAAAATTAGAGCCCATACAGATGGCTCAcatgagcctttttttttcttcatgaaatCACACTCTATGCATACAAAACAGAAGTATTTTAAAAATCGTAATGGAACACATTTGCGATCATCCGTTTTGGCGTGTTGACTGACCGGTGGACGTCGCTGAAAATCATGAGACTGAAATAAAAGGGAAATAAATGCTTTGTTTAAGTTATTTCACCAAAGGTAAACGCTTGTTTATAAAACTAAATATgctgcctaaaaaaaaaaaaagacaacatcaaAATCCAACtatttcacaaaaaagaaaactaccATGTACGGGAGGCAAAAAGTGGAGTCCAGACCAAACTCAAGCATCTGTAGTGTACCTTTAAAGTCGCACTGCTGTAGGACTGCTAATGTTCTGCTCTGTAAGCTCCACAACCTCATAAAAGGGGTACATATactaagagagaaaaaccaacTCAGTCCATGGCCTCGaatgcaaaaggaaaaaaaataaaaaaattcaacaaactATTGGCACAGAACAATTCTCATGTCCAGATTACCTTTCTTAAATGAGatgatgaggggggggggggggggggggggggttggcaaTTTCGAGACTTGGTATAGTGAATGAATAACTTTGCAAGTGCAAATGCATTCCTTTGCTCTTAAAAGACAAATCataagaaacacaaacaaatcaacgtATAATCAAGAACAGAAATCAGTGTTCTGTCTGATGGCACAAGCTATGGCAAATCAAAAATATCTagagcaaagacaaagacatgagTCCAGCTTTCCACAATAGTTCAAAATCTCTGGCTTCAGTAACAGTGCTTTTGTAAGATTCTAACCTGCCTCCATTTTAAAGCATATAattcaataaaatatttaagtttTCTGGAAATATGCCAtgtacaaaaacatgttttttttttcctcataaaaatgacattcaaaaaaGGCACTTGGTTGGATAATTGAGGAAAACTCAAGGTCCTTTCAACAAACAGGACACTGAGATCACCTGCATAGTAACAACTCAAAAACTGGATGTAACTTGGGATTTCTCTGTTTTCCGAAGGgaataaaagttgtttttggttttgcgTGTGCACTCAACAAGAAGATaatctctgcctctgtctggaCTGATAGTTGGAGTAGTGGGAGGAGCAGTCTTGAAATTGGAGCTAGGAGCAGGGatgctcctctctgttctccgTTATGACCCTTTCAGGCAGGGCCCCGTTGGGGTGGACTTGAGGAGGAAGATAACTTACTACCTCCCCCTCAGGTTCTGCAGCACACTATACACATCCTCTTCTTTGCTTAGTCCCTCAAAGAAAGGCAGGAGGTCCAGCAGTTCAGTGTCAGACATGTCATCAAACCATGACTGCACTGGgacctacacaacacacagagggtTATAAATAACCAGTCCACTGGATGGCACTTACAAAGTGGCGTATAACAGCATTATTTTCAGTAACACGtatttgggggggtgggggtgggggtggttaCAAT contains:
- the plcd1b gene encoding 1-phosphatidylinositol 4,5-bisphosphate phosphodiesterase delta-1b isoform X3; the protein is MQCIQRQRKRSRSETLVHEAHSKRAIRHNASLLGMEGDPDLKFLLTGGDLLKVRSRSWKKTRFYKLQEDCKTMWHESQKKLRSAKNFTLEDIAAVRAGRQTEGLRKYTDEAVEGRAFSILFKGRRKNLDLIASSEEEAKLWVSSLEKVIGNMNNLNRQQKSEHWIYNCMLKADKNRDNKMSHKELKSFLHHINIEVDDDYAKMLFEKCDQSKCGYLDGKEIEHFYEILTQREEIDVIYAAYAKTNGLMSAQNLLDFLLSEQRETVTLNEAISIIEKCELDESAKEKKLMTKDGFLMYLHKPESMVFNPAHNKVYQDMSQPLNHYFISSSHNTYLMQDQLKGPSSTEAYIRALMKSCRCVELDCWDGSDSEPVIYHGYTLTSKILFKDAIKAIKEYAFKTSEYPVILSLENHCSVEQQKLMAYHMISILGSALVTKPLGDKMPTCFPSPEELKGRFLIKGKRLNKLEAIFSPEAQGEGDESVTEEEESADEEAEDKNEDKPKLKLAKELSDIVIYCKSVHFHGFEDAQKSLSFYEMSSFKEGKAVKLAEESANDYIRHNVDKLSRIYPAGLRTDSSNYNPVPLWNGGCQIVALNFQTPCSEMDLNQGRFLQNGMSGYILKPAYLRNAESEFDPITLTRGEWLQHKVLHIMVISAQQLPKMNKKKSSIVDPLVRVEIFGVPADVSEKETEHIENNGFNPTWNENFQFDVYVPDLALVRFVVEDHDSTSDNEFIGQYTLPFKSLQNGYRHVPLLNKNGDILPAAGLFIHIMALDAE
- the plcd1b gene encoding 1-phosphatidylinositol 4,5-bisphosphate phosphodiesterase delta-1b isoform X1, whose protein sequence is MQCIQRQRKRSRSETLVHEAHSKRAIRHNASLLGMEGDPDLKFLLTGGDLLKVRSRSWKKTRFYKLQEDCKTMWHESQKKLRSAKNFTLEDIAAVRAGRQTEGLRKYTDEAVEGRAFSILFKGRRKNLDLIASSEEEAKLWVSSLEKVIGNMNNLNRQQKSEHWIYNCMLKADKNRDNKMSHKELKSFLHHINIEVDDDYAKMLFEKCDQSKCGYLDGKEIEHFYEILTQREEIDVIYAAYAKTNGLMSAQNLLDFLLSEQRETVTLNEAISIIEKCELDESAKEKKLMTKDGFLMYLHKPESMVFNPAHNKVYQDMSQPLNHYFISSSHNTYLMQDQLKGPSSTEAYIRALMKSCRCVELDCWDGSDSEPVIYHGYTLTSKILFKDAIKAIKEYAFKTSEYPVILSLENHCSVEQQKLMAYHMISILGSALVTKPLGDKMPTCFPSPEELKGRFLIKGKRLNKLEAIFSPEAQGEGDESVTEEEESADEEAEDKNEDKPKKSKKLKLAKELSDIVIYCKSVHFHGFEDAQKSLSFYEMSSFKEGKAVKLAEESANDYIRHNVDKLSRIYPAGLRTDSSNYNPVPLWNGGCQIVALNFQTPCSEMDLNQGRFLQNGMSGYILKPAYLRNAESEFDPITLTRGEWLQHKVLHIMVISAQQLPKMNKKKSSIVDPLVRVEIFGVPADVSEKETEHIENNGFNPTWNENFQFDVYVPDLALVRFVVEDHDSTSDNEFIGQYTLPFKSLQNGYRHVPLLNKNGDILPAAGLFIHIMALDAE
- the plcd1b gene encoding 1-phosphatidylinositol 4,5-bisphosphate phosphodiesterase delta-1b isoform X2, with the translated sequence MQCIQRQRKRSRSETLVHEAHSKRAIRHNASLLGMEGDPDLKFLLTGGDLLKVRSRSWKKTRFYKLQEDCKTMWHESQKKLRSAKNFTLEDIAAVRAGRQTEGLRKYTDEAVEGRAFSILFKGRRKNLDLIASSEEEAKLWVSSLEKVIGNMNNLNRQQKSEHWIYNCMLKADKNRDNKMSHKELKSFLHHINIEVDDDYAKMLFEKCDQSKCGYLDGKEIEHFYEILTQREEIDVIYAAYAKTNGLMSAQNLLDFLLSEQRETVTLNEAISIIEKCELDESAKEKKLMTKDGFLMYLHKPESMVFNPAHNKVYQDMSQPLNHYFISSSHNTYLMQDQLKGPSSTEAYIRALMKSCRCVELDCWDGSDSEPVIYHGYTLTSKILFKDAIKAIKEYAFKTSEYPVILSLENHCSVEQQKLMAYHMISILGSALVTKPLGDKMPTCFPSPEELKGRFLIKGKRLNKLEAIFSPEAQGEGDESVTEEEESADEEAEDKNEDKPKKLKLAKELSDIVIYCKSVHFHGFEDAQKSLSFYEMSSFKEGKAVKLAEESANDYIRHNVDKLSRIYPAGLRTDSSNYNPVPLWNGGCQIVALNFQTPCSEMDLNQGRFLQNGMSGYILKPAYLRNAESEFDPITLTRGEWLQHKVLHIMVISAQQLPKMNKKKSSIVDPLVRVEIFGVPADVSEKETEHIENNGFNPTWNENFQFDVYVPDLALVRFVVEDHDSTSDNEFIGQYTLPFKSLQNGYRHVPLLNKNGDILPAAGLFIHIMALDAE